Proteins encoded together in one Streptomyces sp. TLI_171 window:
- a CDS encoding carbohydrate-binding protein, giving the protein MTASTRARFGPGRLRTAFAALAAAALLAAAAGAAERADASVPSPAGWTQVFADDFTGPAGSGVNTANWRYTTGTGYPGGPAGFGTGEVETMTASAANVALDGAGNLRITPVRDAAGNWTSGRIETNRQDFQPPAGGKLKVEARLQMPNVTGAAAKGYWPAFWMLGDGYRGNWWNWPSIGEIDIMENVQGINNEWATMHCGTSPGGPCNEKNGIGGQKACTPGTCQNGFHTYGMEWDRSTSPEQVRFYLDGVQFHSVSSAQMDAATWAAATHHGFFIILNVAMGGEFPAAFGGGPDAGTASGVPMTVDYVGVWQSGPGGSTPTPSPTGSPSAPPTSSPGPTPTGTPVPGSRDAYSSVQAESYDGQAGTALEACSEGGQDLTALSNGDWALYKGVNFGSSAATQFLGRVASGAVGGVSGLVEVRLDSRTSAPIGSFAVAGTGGGQSWRTVPANISAVTGTHDVYLTFTSGQPAAFVNLNWFSFGH; this is encoded by the coding sequence ATGACTGCATCCACCCGAGCCCGGTTCGGACCGGGCCGCCTGAGAACCGCCTTCGCCGCCCTGGCGGCGGCGGCCCTGCTCGCCGCGGCCGCCGGCGCCGCGGAGAGGGCCGACGCCTCCGTCCCTTCCCCGGCCGGCTGGACCCAGGTGTTCGCCGACGACTTCACCGGCCCGGCAGGCAGCGGCGTCAACACCGCCAACTGGCGCTACACCACCGGAACCGGCTACCCGGGCGGCCCCGCGGGCTTCGGCACCGGCGAGGTCGAGACGATGACCGCCAGCGCCGCCAACGTCGCCCTGGACGGCGCGGGCAACCTCCGGATCACCCCCGTCCGGGACGCAGCCGGGAACTGGACCTCCGGCCGCATCGAGACCAACCGGCAGGACTTCCAGCCGCCCGCCGGCGGCAAGTTGAAGGTCGAGGCCCGGCTCCAGATGCCGAACGTCACCGGTGCCGCGGCCAAGGGCTACTGGCCCGCGTTCTGGATGCTCGGCGACGGCTACCGGGGCAACTGGTGGAACTGGCCGAGCATCGGCGAGATCGACATCATGGAGAACGTCCAGGGCATCAACAACGAGTGGGCCACGATGCACTGCGGCACCAGCCCGGGCGGCCCGTGCAACGAGAAGAACGGCATCGGCGGGCAGAAGGCCTGCACGCCCGGCACCTGCCAGAACGGCTTCCACACCTACGGGATGGAGTGGGACCGCAGCACCAGCCCCGAGCAGGTCCGCTTCTACCTGGACGGCGTGCAGTTCCACTCGGTGAGCTCGGCCCAAATGGACGCCGCCACCTGGGCGGCCGCCACCCACCACGGATTCTTCATCATCCTGAACGTGGCCATGGGCGGCGAGTTCCCGGCCGCGTTCGGCGGCGGACCGGACGCCGGCACCGCCTCGGGGGTGCCGATGACCGTCGACTACGTCGGCGTCTGGCAGTCCGGCCCGGGCGGGTCCACCCCCACCCCGAGTCCCACCGGCAGCCCGAGCGCCCCGCCCACCAGCAGCCCGGGCCCCACCCCCACCGGCACCCCCGTGCCCGGGAGCCGGGACGCCTACTCGAGCGTCCAGGCCGAGTCCTACGACGGGCAGGCCGGCACCGCCCTGGAGGCGTGCAGCGAGGGCGGCCAGGACCTGACCGCCCTCTCCAACGGTGACTGGGCGCTCTACAAGGGCGTCAACTTCGGCAGCTCGGCCGCCACCCAGTTCCTCGGCCGGGTCGCCAGCGGTGCGGTGGGCGGGGTCAGCGGCCTGGTCGAAGTCCGGCTCGACAGCCGGACCAGCGCGCCCATCGGCTCGTTCGCGGTTGCCGGTACCGGGGGTGGGCAGTCCTGGCGGACCGTTCCCGCGAACATCAGCGCCGTCACGGGCACCCACGACGTCTACCTCACCTTCACCAGCGGCCAGCCGGCGGCCTTCGTCAACCTCAACTGGTTCTCGTTCGGGCACTGA